Proteins from a genomic interval of Marmoricola sp. OAE513:
- a CDS encoding ABC transporter substrate-binding protein: MDPGQPSAPAAPVAPVKVVNAAPPTGKGVKAGSCAGFKNTVGINASTITIGNVADITGPVPGFFTPAMQAVKAYVAYFNSTSNICGRKLAMKSYDSQTNTSADAVATQKTCDETFAAVGSMAAFDSGGAVNASKCGIPEIHAIVTNPERAACRTCFGAEAPLDGHFQKDLATYFVKKNKAATQKAAMLYPNAAAAVNGAKTQARSQERNGWKFVYKQGFDIAEFNYGPYVQRLKQTGARIVEMYGSSDMAIRMARAFQSANYKPDLFLLNASQYDRNFASGGSAVDGAIVYVDFTPLEEAASTPELKLYMQWLQQVAPGAQPTYFGLFAWSAARLFAEQATVLGGKLTRANLVKRLQGVHSWTANGLHAPQDVGRKIATECVRFLQLRGGAWKPYGPTKYLCSGRTSGK, encoded by the coding sequence GTGGACCCCGGCCAGCCGTCTGCTCCGGCCGCGCCCGTAGCCCCGGTCAAGGTCGTCAACGCGGCGCCGCCGACGGGCAAGGGGGTGAAGGCCGGCTCCTGCGCCGGGTTCAAGAACACGGTCGGCATCAACGCCTCGACGATCACGATCGGCAACGTCGCCGACATCACCGGTCCCGTGCCGGGGTTCTTCACCCCGGCGATGCAGGCGGTGAAGGCGTACGTCGCGTACTTCAACTCGACGTCGAACATCTGCGGTCGCAAGCTGGCGATGAAGTCCTACGACAGCCAGACCAACACCAGTGCCGACGCGGTGGCGACGCAGAAGACCTGTGACGAGACCTTCGCCGCGGTCGGTTCGATGGCGGCCTTCGACTCCGGCGGCGCGGTCAACGCGAGCAAGTGCGGGATCCCCGAGATCCACGCCATCGTGACCAACCCCGAGCGCGCCGCGTGCAGGACCTGCTTCGGTGCCGAGGCGCCCCTCGACGGCCACTTCCAGAAAGATCTCGCGACCTACTTCGTGAAGAAGAACAAGGCCGCGACGCAGAAGGCCGCGATGCTCTACCCGAACGCCGCGGCGGCCGTGAACGGCGCGAAGACCCAGGCGAGGTCGCAGGAGCGCAACGGTTGGAAGTTCGTCTACAAGCAGGGCTTCGACATCGCGGAGTTCAACTACGGCCCCTACGTCCAACGGCTCAAGCAGACCGGTGCGCGGATCGTGGAGATGTACGGCTCCTCGGACATGGCGATCCGGATGGCGCGCGCCTTCCAGTCGGCCAACTACAAGCCGGACCTGTTCCTGCTCAACGCCTCGCAGTACGACCGGAACTTCGCCAGCGGCGGGAGCGCCGTCGACGGAGCGATCGTGTACGTCGACTTCACGCCTCTCGAGGAGGCTGCCAGCACGCCCGAGCTCAAGCTCTACATGCAGTGGCTCCAGCAGGTCGCCCCGGGAGCGCAGCCGACGTACTTCGGTCTCTTCGCCTGGTCGGCGGCCCGCCTCTTCGCCGAGCAGGCGACCGTCCTCGGGGGCAAGCTCACCCGCGCGAACCTCGTCAAGCGTCTCCAGGGCGTGCACAGCTGGACCGCGAACGGGCTGCACGCGCCGCAGGACGTGGGCCGCAAGATCGCCACCGAGTGCGTGCGCTTCCTCCAGCTGCGCGGCGGCGCGTGGAAGCCGTACGGCCCGACCAAGTACCTCTGCTCGGGAAGGACCAGCGGCAAGTGA
- a CDS encoding trypsin-like peptidase domain-containing protein, translated as MRRILLSLLVCGLAFTGLPAASADDAAVPTAHQVETVPATGAIFYPSILGLFPTLGLPHFCSASVVDSPTRDLVVTAAHCVFGTGPTIEFAPLLHDNSLPAGVWSVTKIYIDPAWAKTFDPRHDVAFLRVAPRGGKKIEDVVDGHPLGTPTVGQSVNVSGYPMGSKGRPLTCTAALELVDGYSGIRCNGFEDGTSGGPWLQDGRVVGVIGGLEQGGCAADAEYSTPFGADVQALFNRAVAGGKGDNVPIGFTANAC; from the coding sequence ATGCGCCGGATCCTCCTCTCCCTCCTGGTCTGCGGCCTTGCGTTCACCGGCCTGCCGGCCGCGAGCGCTGACGACGCCGCGGTACCGACGGCTCACCAGGTCGAGACCGTCCCGGCGACCGGAGCGATCTTCTACCCGAGCATCCTGGGGCTCTTCCCGACGCTGGGCCTTCCGCACTTCTGCAGCGCGAGCGTCGTGGACTCCCCGACACGGGACCTCGTGGTCACCGCTGCGCACTGCGTCTTCGGGACCGGCCCGACCATCGAGTTCGCGCCGCTGCTGCACGACAACAGCCTCCCCGCCGGCGTCTGGTCGGTCACGAAGATCTACATCGACCCTGCCTGGGCCAAGACGTTCGACCCTCGCCACGACGTCGCGTTCCTCCGGGTGGCTCCGCGCGGCGGCAAGAAGATCGAGGACGTCGTCGACGGTCACCCGCTCGGTACGCCGACCGTCGGTCAGTCCGTCAACGTCAGCGGCTACCCGATGGGCAGCAAGGGCCGGCCGCTGACCTGCACCGCCGCGCTCGAGCTGGTCGACGGCTACTCCGGGATCCGGTGCAACGGGTTCGAGGACGGGACCAGTGGAGGACCGTGGCTGCAGGACGGCAGGGTCGTCGGGGTGATCGGCGGGCTCGAGCAGGGTGGGTGTGCCGCGGACGCCGAGTACAGCACCCCGTTCGGGGCTGACGTCCAGGCGCTGTTCAACCGCGCTGTGGCTGGCGGCAAGGGCGACAACGTCCCGATCGGGTTCACCGCGAACGCCTGCTGA
- a CDS encoding ABC transporter substrate-binding protein, with product MTSRHHRAPRILPGVVLATAAVLALSACGGSAVSAKKAVGANQAVKGQAAAASGDSTGTGNAVGDVPVGDLGTGDVAPGTGGATPTAGGGGGTTTTGGGTTTTGGGRAAPATGQGIKAGSCAGFKNTTGITDSTITIGNIADISGPVPGIFTAAANATKAYAAYFNSTSKICGRKLAVKSYDSQTNTSGDSVATQKTCDETFAAVGSMDAFDSGGTSVAKACKIPEIHAIITNDARADCDNCFAASAPSGGLFQRSIPDYFTRHNKAATQKAAMVYVNAAASVGAAKGQVKAEERAGWKFVYTGSFDIAEFNYGPYVQKMKSAGVQLVQMYGSSDMAIRMAQAFEAANFKPDLFILPATQYDKNYAAGGKAVDGTILFVDFTPIEDMAKNPELALYNRWLQQVAPGSQPTYFGLYAWSASRLFAEQATLLGGKLTRPNLVKQLRTIKNWTSNGLHAPQAVGSKRGTPCARFLQLRNGTWKSYGGSKYYCNGQVSSR from the coding sequence GTGACCTCCCGCCACCACCGAGCCCCGCGGATCCTGCCGGGCGTCGTCCTCGCCACGGCAGCCGTCCTCGCGCTGAGCGCCTGCGGTGGCTCCGCCGTGAGCGCGAAGAAGGCTGTCGGTGCCAACCAGGCCGTCAAGGGCCAGGCCGCCGCGGCGAGCGGTGACAGCACGGGCACGGGGAACGCTGTGGGCGACGTTCCCGTCGGTGACCTCGGCACGGGGGATGTCGCTCCCGGCACGGGCGGCGCGACCCCCACCGCCGGTGGCGGCGGCGGCACGACCACGACGGGCGGCGGTACGACGACGACCGGTGGCGGCAGGGCCGCACCTGCGACCGGGCAGGGCATCAAGGCCGGCTCGTGCGCCGGGTTCAAGAACACCACCGGCATCACCGACTCGACGATCACGATCGGCAACATCGCCGACATCTCGGGACCGGTGCCCGGCATCTTCACCGCGGCTGCGAACGCGACCAAGGCGTACGCCGCCTACTTCAACTCGACCTCGAAGATCTGCGGCCGCAAGCTCGCCGTGAAGTCCTACGACAGCCAGACGAACACCAGCGGGGACAGCGTCGCGACCCAGAAGACCTGCGACGAGACCTTCGCCGCGGTGGGCTCGATGGACGCCTTCGACTCCGGCGGCACCTCGGTCGCCAAGGCCTGCAAGATCCCCGAGATCCACGCGATCATCACCAACGACGCCCGCGCGGACTGCGACAACTGCTTCGCCGCCTCGGCACCCAGCGGCGGGCTGTTCCAGCGGTCCATCCCGGACTACTTCACCCGGCACAACAAGGCTGCCACCCAGAAGGCCGCCATGGTCTACGTGAACGCCGCGGCCTCGGTCGGCGCTGCCAAGGGCCAGGTGAAGGCCGAGGAGCGTGCCGGCTGGAAGTTCGTCTACACCGGATCCTTCGACATCGCCGAGTTCAACTACGGCCCGTACGTGCAGAAGATGAAGTCGGCCGGCGTACAGCTGGTGCAGATGTACGGCTCCTCGGACATGGCGATCCGGATGGCGCAGGCGTTCGAGGCTGCCAACTTCAAGCCCGACCTGTTCATCCTCCCGGCGACGCAGTACGACAAGAACTACGCGGCCGGCGGGAAGGCCGTCGACGGCACCATCCTGTTCGTCGACTTCACCCCGATCGAGGACATGGCGAAGAACCCGGAGCTCGCGCTGTACAACCGGTGGCTCCAGCAGGTCGCGCCCGGCTCCCAGCCGACGTACTTCGGTCTTTACGCCTGGTCCGCGTCGCGCCTCTTCGCCGAGCAGGCGACCCTCCTCGGCGGCAAGCTCACCCGGCCGAACCTGGTGAAGCAGCTCCGCACGATCAAGAACTGGACGTCCAACGGGCTGCACGCCCCGCAGGCCGTCGGATCCAAGCGCGGTACGCCCTGTGCCCGCTTCCTCCAGCTCCGCAACGGCACGTGGAAGAGCTATGGAGGATCGAAGTACTACTGCAACGGACAGGTGAGTTCTCGGTGA
- a CDS encoding DUF6069 family protein, producing MSVIATNQPGTTARKPGQKLWVTTVGAGLVAAVATTTVAAVADAAGVSLDIAGEPIPVLAFAQMTFLFSLVGLAIAAGLRRWAGDARTVWLRTTIALTALSFVPDLLADAATATKLTLMLTHVVAAAIVIPVVARRLR from the coding sequence ATGTCCGTCATCGCCACCAACCAGCCCGGCACCACCGCCCGCAAGCCCGGCCAGAAGCTCTGGGTCACGACCGTCGGAGCCGGTCTCGTCGCCGCCGTGGCGACGACCACTGTCGCCGCGGTCGCCGACGCTGCCGGCGTCTCCCTCGACATCGCGGGGGAGCCGATCCCCGTCCTCGCGTTCGCCCAGATGACGTTCCTCTTCAGCCTCGTCGGACTGGCCATCGCAGCCGGTTTGCGCCGGTGGGCCGGCGACGCTCGCACCGTGTGGCTGCGGACGACGATCGCTCTCACGGCGCTGTCGTTCGTCCCCGACCTCCTCGCCGACGCGGCGACCGCGACCAAGCTGACGCTCATGCTCACGCACGTCGTCGCTGCTGCGATCGTGATCCCGGTGGTGGCTCGGCGGCTGCGCTAG
- a CDS encoding saccharopine dehydrogenase NADP-binding domain-containing protein: MTARILLFGATGYTGDLTARSLVRQGATPVLVARSAERVGALATELGGLETIVADVSNPSSVYDAVAPGDVLISTVGPFLRFGEPAVRAAAEKGAHYLDSTGEGPFMREVFEKWGPAAARNGIGLLTAFGFDYVPGNLAAALALADAGPDAVAVDVGYFPVGFQTSGGTNASIAGMMLEDGFAFRDGRLAVERAGRRRRTFDVAGRTLTGVSLPGSEHLGLPAIHPTLREVGVFLGVPPAAARVLGASTAISTPLRKSAALRGLGGRAAARLVKGSTGGPDADQRSRSRHTMVAEARSASGAVLATVTMTGPDPYDFTADILAWGAIAAATSGLLATGGLGPVEAFGLDALAAGCAQVGLVRA, translated from the coding sequence ATGACTGCGCGCATCCTGCTCTTCGGAGCGACGGGCTACACCGGAGACCTCACTGCTCGAAGCCTGGTCCGTCAGGGTGCCACCCCGGTGCTCGTCGCCCGTAGCGCCGAGCGTGTCGGCGCCCTCGCGACCGAGCTGGGTGGGTTGGAAACCATCGTCGCCGACGTGTCGAACCCGTCCAGCGTGTACGACGCGGTGGCGCCCGGCGATGTCCTGATCAGCACTGTCGGACCGTTCCTGCGGTTCGGTGAACCCGCCGTGCGAGCCGCTGCCGAGAAGGGCGCTCACTACCTCGACTCCACCGGTGAGGGCCCGTTCATGCGCGAGGTGTTCGAGAAGTGGGGACCGGCCGCGGCCCGCAACGGCATCGGGCTCCTCACTGCCTTCGGGTTCGACTACGTGCCGGGCAACCTCGCCGCGGCGCTGGCGTTGGCCGACGCGGGGCCGGACGCAGTCGCTGTCGACGTCGGCTACTTCCCGGTCGGGTTCCAGACCAGCGGCGGCACCAACGCGTCGATCGCCGGGATGATGCTGGAGGACGGGTTCGCCTTCCGCGACGGACGTCTGGCGGTCGAGCGTGCCGGGCGCCGGCGGCGGACGTTCGACGTCGCCGGCAGGACCCTGACCGGGGTGAGCCTCCCGGGTTCCGAGCACCTCGGACTCCCGGCGATCCACCCCACGTTGCGCGAGGTCGGCGTCTTCCTCGGTGTCCCACCGGCGGCAGCGCGGGTGCTGGGTGCGAGCACGGCGATCAGCACCCCGTTGCGCAAGTCCGCCGCACTGCGTGGTCTGGGCGGCCGTGCAGCCGCCCGTCTCGTGAAGGGCTCCACCGGCGGCCCGGACGCCGACCAGCGCTCGCGGTCGCGCCACACGATGGTGGCCGAGGCGCGGTCGGCGAGCGGTGCGGTGCTGGCGACGGTGACCATGACAGGTCCTGACCCGTACGACTTCACCGCGGACATCCTCGCGTGGGGCGCGATCGCGGCCGCGACCTCAGGCTTGCTCGCCACCGGTGGACTCGGTCCGGTCGAGGCGTTCGGGTTGGACGCCCTGGCGGCCGGTTGCGCCCAGGTCGGGCTCGTCCGCGCCTGA
- a CDS encoding ABC transporter substrate-binding protein: MNSGRPPLPPYSRVLVGVTAVLALALSACGGSAMSPKEAARANGGVNGTLGSGPGDARPVASVSDGPVTSDGPVVTDASGNPSAPTSGDQGGPNGTVVGGAAPPTGKGVKAASCAGFKNTTGITDSTITIGNVSDISGPVPGIFTPALQATQAYAAYFNSRSKICGRKIVVKSYDSQTNTSAEQVATQKSCDETFAGVGGLAGFDGAGAGAAIKCGIPEIHAVMPNAARVACPNCFAANAPQGGFFPASIPDYFTRTNKAATQKAAMLYVNAAASVQAAKGQVRSEENRGWKFALVRSFDIAEFNYGPYVQQLKSSGARIVQLFGSADMGVRFARAFDAAGYKPDVFLLNPTYYDPAFANGGSVVDGSVVYVDFTPLEEAGSSPELRLYKQWLAQVAPGATPTYFGLYAWSATRLFAEQATALGGQLTRANLVKRFRAVHGWTANGLHAPQDVGGKKSARCVRFLQVKGGSWRPYGGTKYHCGGLSSIK; the protein is encoded by the coding sequence GTGAACTCGGGTCGCCCTCCCCTCCCGCCGTACTCCCGCGTCCTCGTCGGAGTGACGGCCGTCCTTGCCCTCGCGCTGTCCGCCTGCGGCGGCTCCGCCATGAGTCCGAAGGAGGCGGCCCGCGCCAACGGTGGTGTCAACGGCACTCTCGGCAGCGGCCCGGGTGATGCCCGTCCGGTCGCGTCGGTCTCCGACGGACCGGTCACCTCGGACGGACCGGTCGTCACGGACGCGTCCGGCAACCCGAGCGCGCCGACCAGCGGCGACCAGGGTGGTCCGAACGGTACGGTCGTGGGCGGTGCAGCGCCGCCGACCGGCAAGGGCGTCAAGGCCGCGTCGTGCGCGGGTTTCAAGAACACCACCGGCATCACCGACTCGACCATCACGATCGGCAACGTCTCGGACATCAGCGGTCCGGTCCCCGGCATCTTCACGCCCGCCCTCCAGGCGACCCAGGCGTACGCCGCGTACTTCAACTCGCGTTCGAAGATCTGCGGTCGCAAGATCGTGGTGAAGTCCTACGACAGCCAGACCAACACGAGCGCCGAGCAGGTCGCCACGCAGAAGTCCTGCGACGAGACGTTCGCCGGCGTCGGAGGGCTCGCTGGTTTCGACGGTGCCGGTGCCGGCGCCGCGATCAAGTGCGGCATCCCGGAGATCCACGCGGTCATGCCGAACGCCGCGCGCGTCGCGTGCCCGAACTGCTTCGCCGCGAACGCTCCGCAGGGCGGCTTCTTCCCGGCGTCGATCCCGGACTACTTCACCAGGACCAACAAGGCCGCCACCCAGAAGGCCGCGATGCTCTACGTGAACGCTGCCGCCTCGGTGCAGGCCGCCAAGGGCCAGGTGCGCTCGGAGGAGAACCGCGGCTGGAAGTTCGCGCTGGTGCGCAGCTTCGACATCGCCGAGTTCAACTACGGCCCCTACGTCCAGCAGCTGAAGAGCTCGGGTGCGCGGATCGTGCAGCTGTTCGGCTCCGCCGACATGGGTGTGCGGTTCGCCCGGGCCTTCGATGCCGCCGGGTACAAGCCGGACGTCTTCCTGCTGAACCCGACGTACTACGACCCGGCCTTCGCCAACGGGGGCAGCGTCGTGGACGGCAGCGTCGTGTACGTCGACTTCACCCCGCTCGAGGAAGCCGGTTCCAGTCCCGAGCTGCGGCTCTACAAGCAGTGGCTCGCCCAGGTCGCACCAGGGGCGACGCCGACGTACTTCGGTTTGTACGCCTGGTCGGCGACCCGGCTCTTCGCGGAGCAGGCCACCGCGCTCGGCGGTCAGCTCACCCGGGCGAACCTGGTCAAGCGCTTCAGGGCCGTGCACGGCTGGACGGCCAACGGGCTGCACGCGCCGCAGGACGTCGGTGGCAAGAAGTCGGCCCGGTGCGTGCGCTTCCTCCAGGTCAAGGGCGGCAGCTGGCGCCCGTACGGCGGCACGAAGTACCACTGCGGCGGACTGTCCAGCATCAAGTGA
- a CDS encoding DUF3516 domain-containing protein has product MSVDGAAWVPRTDDPDAVYEALTTWVDEHGLSLYPHQDEAIIELLGGNNVVLATPTGSGKSLVAMAAHASALAGDRVSFYTAPIKALVSEKFFALCEIFGATNVGMLTGDASVNADAPIICCTAEVLANIALREGPDADVGTVIMDEFHFYSEPDRGWAWQVPLLELTGAQFLLMSATLGDISELAEDLSRRTGRATAIVDDAERPVPLTFTWAMNHLPDTLLELVQTHQAPVYVVHFTQAAAVEHATSLLSANAGIQADREARDAINERLVGFRFGAGFGKTLQKLVRRGIGVHHAGMLPRYRRLVEQLAQAGLLVVICGTDTLGVGINVPIRTVLFTGLAKYDGTRQRILRSREFMQIAGRAGRAGFDTSGYVVVQAPEFAIDNAKALAKFADDPKKQKSVRRKKPPEGEVVWSEETFDKLVTRPPEQLVSRMKVDNAMLINVVTREEDAFPVMRRLLMDNHETLAKQRQLARRALRLTRSLVHSGVLTRLDEVDEFGRRYVLTHDLPPDFALNQPLAHFALAAFDVLDPESEDYTLDLLSVVESVLEAPRQILAQQQYIARGIAVNEMKADGLEYEERMALLDEITWPMPLRELLEATYALYRESHPWLPEDALAPKSIVREMYEQGMSFTDFVSRYQLARSEGLVLRYLTDTYRTLRQTVPDQHRTPELDELSEWLGETVRQTDSSLLDEWESLTDPEAVQRRADALASNAPPTNPRPISQQERAFTVMVRNAMFRRVELVAHDNLDGLMALERAAADRTDPPGEVVMTRSAWDEAIEAYFAEHDDVDLDGDARGPALLRITREGRSWPVVQTIHDPDGNHDWIIEALIDVDASDETGELVLVTQAMRRLDG; this is encoded by the coding sequence GTGAGCGTCGACGGAGCGGCTTGGGTCCCGCGGACCGACGACCCCGATGCCGTGTACGAGGCGCTCACCACCTGGGTCGACGAGCACGGGTTGAGCCTGTACCCGCACCAGGACGAGGCGATCATCGAGCTGCTCGGTGGCAACAACGTCGTGCTGGCGACACCGACAGGGTCAGGCAAGTCGCTGGTCGCGATGGCGGCGCACGCGTCCGCGCTCGCCGGCGACCGGGTCAGCTTCTACACGGCTCCGATCAAGGCGCTGGTGAGCGAGAAGTTCTTCGCCCTGTGCGAGATCTTCGGGGCGACCAACGTCGGCATGCTGACCGGCGACGCGTCGGTGAACGCCGACGCCCCGATCATCTGCTGCACCGCCGAGGTGCTGGCCAACATCGCCCTGCGCGAGGGCCCCGACGCAGACGTCGGCACGGTGATCATGGACGAGTTCCACTTCTACTCCGAACCCGACCGTGGCTGGGCCTGGCAGGTCCCGCTGCTCGAGCTGACCGGCGCCCAGTTCCTGCTGATGAGCGCGACGCTCGGCGACATCAGCGAGCTGGCCGAGGACCTGTCACGCCGCACCGGGCGCGCGACCGCGATCGTCGACGACGCCGAGCGGCCGGTGCCGCTGACGTTCACCTGGGCGATGAACCACCTGCCCGACACCCTGCTCGAGCTCGTCCAGACCCACCAGGCCCCCGTGTACGTCGTGCACTTCACCCAGGCCGCGGCGGTCGAGCACGCCACCTCGCTGCTCAGCGCGAACGCCGGCATCCAGGCCGACCGCGAGGCGCGCGACGCGATCAACGAACGCCTGGTCGGTTTCCGCTTCGGAGCCGGGTTCGGCAAGACCCTGCAGAAGCTCGTACGTCGCGGCATCGGCGTCCACCACGCCGGCATGCTCCCGCGCTACCGGAGGTTGGTCGAGCAGCTCGCGCAAGCCGGTCTGCTCGTCGTCATCTGCGGCACCGACACCCTCGGCGTCGGCATCAACGTGCCGATCCGGACGGTGCTGTTCACCGGTCTGGCCAAGTACGACGGCACGCGGCAGCGCATCCTGCGCTCGCGCGAGTTCATGCAGATCGCCGGGCGTGCAGGGCGGGCCGGCTTCGACACCTCGGGGTACGTCGTCGTGCAGGCTCCCGAGTTCGCGATCGACAACGCCAAGGCGCTGGCCAAGTTCGCCGACGACCCCAAGAAGCAGAAGTCCGTACGCCGCAAGAAGCCGCCCGAGGGCGAGGTCGTCTGGTCCGAGGAGACCTTCGACAAGCTGGTGACCCGGCCGCCCGAGCAGCTGGTCTCCCGGATGAAGGTCGACAACGCGATGCTCATCAACGTCGTGACCCGCGAGGAGGACGCCTTCCCGGTGATGCGGCGACTCCTGATGGACAACCACGAGACGCTCGCCAAGCAGCGCCAGCTCGCGCGTCGCGCGCTCCGGCTGACACGCAGCCTGGTGCACTCCGGGGTGCTCACCCGCCTCGACGAGGTCGACGAGTTCGGACGCCGCTACGTCCTGACCCACGACCTGCCGCCTGACTTCGCGCTCAACCAGCCCCTCGCGCACTTCGCGCTCGCCGCGTTCGACGTCCTCGATCCCGAGTCCGAGGACTACACGCTGGACCTGCTCTCGGTCGTCGAGTCGGTGTTGGAGGCGCCGCGGCAGATCCTCGCCCAGCAGCAGTACATCGCGCGCGGCATCGCCGTGAACGAGATGAAGGCAGACGGCCTGGAGTACGAGGAGCGGATGGCACTGCTCGACGAGATCACCTGGCCGATGCCGCTGCGCGAGCTGCTCGAGGCGACCTACGCGCTCTACCGGGAGAGCCACCCGTGGTTGCCCGAGGACGCGCTCGCCCCGAAGTCGATCGTGCGCGAGATGTACGAGCAGGGCATGAGCTTCACCGACTTCGTCTCCCGCTACCAGCTGGCCCGGTCCGAGGGCCTGGTGCTGCGCTACCTCACCGACACCTACCGCACGCTGCGGCAGACCGTGCCCGACCAGCACCGCACGCCCGAGCTCGACGAGCTCAGCGAATGGCTCGGCGAGACCGTGCGGCAGACCGACTCCTCGCTCCTGGACGAGTGGGAGTCGCTCACCGACCCCGAGGCTGTCCAGCGCCGCGCCGATGCGTTGGCTTCCAACGCGCCTCCCACCAACCCGCGTCCGATCTCCCAGCAGGAGCGCGCCTTCACCGTGATGGTCCGCAACGCGATGTTCCGTCGCGTCGAGCTGGTCGCCCACGACAACCTCGACGGCTTGATGGCTCTCGAACGCGCGGCCGCCGACCGCACCGATCCTCCGGGCGAGGTCGTGATGACCCGGTCGGCGTGGGACGAGGCGATCGAGGCGTACTTCGCCGAGCACGACGACGTCGACCTCGACGGTGACGCCCGCGGCCCGGCACTGCTGCGGATCACTCGCGAGGGGCGTTCCTGGCCAGTCGTGCAGACCATCCACGATCCCGACGGGAACCACGACTGGATCATCGAGGCGCTGATCGACGTCGACGCCTCGGACGAGACCGGCGAGCTGGTGCTGGTGACGCAGGCGATGCGCCGCCTCGACGGGTAG
- a CDS encoding ATP-dependent Clp protease proteolytic subunit — protein MSNEPTPRLFDQAARRALLEQRVLVLDGGLDDDNGTLLATQLITLAMEDPVRDVALWIHSPGGSVPAMLAIRDTMRLVPCDVATLALGMAASAGQFLLSAGTPGKRRALPHARVLMHQGSAGIGGSAVDIELQANDLRTTRDTVLGLIAEDTGQPFDRVFEDSLHDRWYSAQEALDYGFVDAIVSSFDEVAPLPRRQVGLGTGGAR, from the coding sequence ATGAGCAACGAACCCACACCCCGCCTCTTCGACCAGGCCGCTCGTCGAGCCCTGCTCGAGCAACGCGTCCTCGTCCTCGACGGCGGTCTCGACGACGACAACGGCACCCTGCTGGCGACCCAGCTGATCACCCTCGCCATGGAGGATCCGGTGCGCGACGTCGCACTCTGGATCCACTCCCCCGGCGGCTCGGTCCCGGCGATGCTCGCGATCCGCGACACGATGCGCCTGGTCCCCTGCGACGTCGCGACGCTGGCGCTCGGCATGGCCGCCAGCGCAGGACAGTTCCTGCTGTCCGCCGGTACGCCGGGCAAGCGCCGCGCCCTGCCGCACGCACGGGTCCTGATGCACCAGGGCTCGGCCGGCATCGGCGGATCCGCGGTCGACATCGAGCTGCAGGCCAACGACCTCCGCACCACCCGCGACACCGTCCTCGGCCTGATCGCCGAGGACACCGGCCAACCGTTCGACCGCGTCTTCGAGGACTCGCTGCACGACCGCTGGTACAGCGCGCAGGAGGCGCTGGACTACGGCTTCGTGGACGCGATCGTCAGCTCGTTCGACGAGGTCGCACCCCTGCCCCGGCGCCAGGTCGGGCTAGGAACCGGAGGAGCGCGATGA